In a single window of the Jaculus jaculus isolate mJacJac1 chromosome 9, mJacJac1.mat.Y.cur, whole genome shotgun sequence genome:
- the LOC101611702 gene encoding 40S ribosomal protein S9-like gives MMLTLYEKDLWCLLEGNSPLGQLVHMGMLDKGKMKLDYTLGLKIEYFLERQLQSQVFKLGLAHVLIHQCHIRVCKQVLKIPSFIFCLDFQKHTHYSLHSLHDCGQPGHVKRKNSNNGQVGDGTDDDE, from the coding sequence ATGATGCTGACCCTGTATGAAAAGGACCTGTGGTGTCTTTTAGAGGGTAATTCCCCACTGGGGCAACTTGTTCACATGGGGATGCTGGATAAGGGCAAGATGAAGCTGGATTACACCTTGGGCCTGAAGATTGAGTATTTCTTGGAGAGGCAGCTGCAGAGCCAGGTCTTCAAGCTGGGCCTGGCCCATGTGCTCATCCACCAGTGCCATATCAGGGTCTGCAAGCAGGTTTTGAAGATCCCATCCTTCATTTTCTGCCTGGATTTCCAGAAGCACACTCACTACTCCCTCCATTCTCTACATGATTGTGGCCAGCCCGGTCATGTGAAGAGGAAGAATTCCAACAATGGCCAGGTTGGGGATGGCACAGATGATGATGAGTAA